The following coding sequences lie in one Candidatus Methylomirabilis lanthanidiphila genomic window:
- the glgC gene encoding glucose-1-phosphate adenylyltransferase: MPTYRRWCNVPLTFLDIIFEAVIPAKLVPAGFKRGAGIQYRQTGFRVKPGMTNTAKGRMGYYNNRREAGTRSLMVCCEEDRRMTVLGMIMAGGRGERLHPLTKDRAKPAVPFGGKYRIIDVVLSNFVNSGIYSIYVLTQFKAQSLVEHLQEGWQVTSVSRNHFVVPVPAQMRTGDDWYRGTADAVFQNLHLIKRVHPSVVAVFGADHIYKMNIRQMMGYHLRKEADVTVAALPVGIEEASHYGVMEADDNWRLLGFEEKPAQPKPIPGESEHALVSMGNYLFETDLLLRAVEEDARDPHSSHDFGRDVLPRLVTEGRKLYAYDFRRNRIPTLSRGEEPSYWRDVGTIEAYYEANMDLRAVHPTFNLYNRSWPIRTVSYSDPPAKFVFDEDGRRGMALDSIVAEGTIISGSVVRNSVIGRNVRIHSHCQIEEAVIMNRVEIGRGCRIRRAIIDKNVFIQPGTEIGYNAEKDRERYHVSDSGIVVIAREEPDQTWSMTPPD, encoded by the coding sequence ATGCCAACGTACCGACGCTGGTGTAACGTCCCCCTCACGTTTCTTGACATCATTTTCGAAGCCGTCATTCCCGCGAAGCTTGTCCCTGCAGGCTTTAAGCGGGGAGCAGGAATCCAGTACAGACAGACTGGATTCCGGGTCAAGCCCGGAATGACGAATACTGCCAAAGGACGTATGGGATACTACAACAACCGGCGAGAAGCTGGCACGAGGAGCCTGATGGTCTGTTGTGAGGAGGATCGGCGCATGACGGTTCTGGGGATGATTATGGCGGGAGGACGCGGCGAGAGGCTGCATCCCTTGACGAAGGACCGCGCGAAGCCGGCGGTCCCGTTCGGCGGCAAGTACCGGATCATCGATGTGGTCCTGTCAAACTTCGTCAACTCCGGCATCTATTCCATCTATGTCCTGACGCAGTTCAAGGCCCAGTCGCTGGTGGAGCACCTGCAGGAAGGCTGGCAGGTGACCAGCGTATCCCGGAATCATTTTGTGGTTCCGGTCCCGGCCCAGATGCGGACCGGGGACGACTGGTACCGTGGAACGGCGGATGCCGTCTTTCAGAATCTTCACCTGATCAAGCGGGTTCACCCAAGCGTGGTTGCGGTCTTCGGAGCCGACCATATCTATAAAATGAATATCCGCCAGATGATGGGGTACCACCTGCGAAAGGAGGCGGATGTCACCGTGGCGGCCCTTCCGGTCGGCATTGAGGAGGCGTCTCATTACGGCGTGATGGAGGCAGATGACAACTGGCGACTCCTCGGCTTCGAGGAGAAGCCCGCGCAGCCGAAACCGATCCCTGGGGAATCCGAGCACGCGCTTGTCTCAATGGGTAACTACCTGTTCGAGACAGACCTTCTGCTCCGCGCAGTCGAGGAGGACGCGCGCGACCCCCACAGTAGTCACGACTTTGGCAGGGACGTCCTCCCCCGTCTGGTCACAGAAGGACGAAAATTGTACGCCTACGACTTCAGAAGGAACCGGATCCCTACCCTGTCGCGCGGGGAGGAGCCGAGCTATTGGCGGGACGTCGGGACCATCGAGGCGTATTACGAGGCGAACATGGACCTGCGGGCTGTGCACCCGACCTTCAATCTGTACAACCGGAGCTGGCCGATTCGCACCGTCAGCTACAGCGATCCGCCCGCTAAATTCGTCTTTGATGAGGACGGGCGGCGCGGGATGGCGTTGGACTCCATCGTCGCCGAAGGGACCATCATCAGCGGAAGCGTGGTTCGGAATTCAGTGATCGGCCGTAACGTCCGCATCCACAGTCATTGCCAGATTGAGGAAGCGGTGATCATGAATCGAGTGGAGATCGGAAGGGGCTGTCGAATCCGGCGGGCCATCATTGATAAGAATGTGTTCATCCAACCAGGAACCGAGATCGGCTATAATGCAGAAAAGGACCGCGAACGCTACCACGTCTCCGACTCGGGCATTGTCGTCATCGCCCGGGAAGAGCCGGATCAAACGTGGTCGATGACCCCGCCTGATTAG
- a CDS encoding serine O-acetyltransferase, producing the protein MFTTLKRDIQAALDRDPAARSALEVLVCYPGLHVLYFHRLAHWFWNRNLKTLGRAISHVGRFLTGIEIHPGARLGQGLFIDHGTGVVIGETSEVGEDVTIYQGVTLGGTSLEKKKRHPTIGKGVVIGAGATILGPIRVGDNSRIGSGSVVVKEVPPNSLVVGVPGQVIYRDGKRVPPSTDLEMTDMPDPAGKAIRCVLERLQELEKEVETLKKELADSHAPYAPPSRYHSPRND; encoded by the coding sequence GTGTTCACAACGCTCAAACGAGACATCCAAGCGGCCCTCGACCGAGATCCGGCGGCCCGCAGCGCGCTGGAGGTTCTCGTCTGCTATCCCGGCCTGCATGTCCTGTATTTCCACCGCCTCGCCCACTGGTTCTGGAACCGTAACCTGAAGACGCTCGGCCGTGCAATTTCGCATGTAGGCCGATTCCTGACGGGGATTGAAATCCACCCCGGCGCGCGTCTCGGTCAGGGTCTCTTTATCGACCACGGTACCGGAGTCGTGATCGGCGAGACCAGCGAGGTCGGTGAAGATGTCACCATCTATCAGGGAGTGACACTGGGCGGCACGAGCCTGGAGAAAAAGAAGCGCCATCCGACGATCGGTAAGGGCGTCGTGATCGGCGCGGGCGCCACTATTCTCGGACCGATCAGGGTAGGAGACAACAGTCGTATCGGCTCAGGCTCCGTGGTAGTGAAAGAGGTCCCACCGAACTCGCTTGTAGTGGGCGTGCCTGGACAGGTGATCTATCGTGACGGCAAACGCGTGCCGCCGTCCACCGATCTGGAGATGACTGACATGCCGGACCCGGCTGGAAAGGCGATCCGGTGCGTCCTGGAGCGTCTACAGGAGCTGGAGAAGGAAGTCGAGACGCTCAAAAAGGAGTTAGCAGATTCTCACGCTCCGTATGCGCCGCCCTCACGGTACCACTCCCCGCGAAACGACTAA
- a CDS encoding disulfide oxidoreductase, giving the protein MMRITAEMKIDNVVRQYPETVQVFNRYGVACLGCSAAEYDNIAVSAQVHGVNLDQLLRELNETVAIRN; this is encoded by the coding sequence ATGATGAGAATTACCGCAGAGATGAAGATCGACAATGTGGTGCGGCAGTACCCGGAGACCGTCCAGGTCTTTAACCGCTACGGTGTCGCCTGCCTGGGGTGCTCTGCGGCTGAGTACGACAATATCGCCGTCAGCGCCCAGGTCCACGGCGTCAACCTTGACCAGCTCCTGCGGGAGTTAAACGAGACCGTAGCGATCCGAAACTGA
- the cca_2 gene encoding Multifunctional CCA protein has product MGDLPVAALIDHRCVFGMRAGPEGLPDTSKLSYRSGIGDGKGIFQVSGTRNIELDTLRRNPRLRAMEVVAESGKTGPLYVVGGYLRDLLLGRIRARRADLDVVIWGEPERFGRDLVTAVKGSLVRLDPETVRVITQSAEGIVQIDISRPKGETIEDDLAARDFTVNALAVRLDTLDALSLIDPTGGLDDLRKKCLRVITPSAFDCDPLRLIRAVRLAAELGFAIDEATGRWIIERAPLLGTVAGERLCDELFRILDTVPAAPWIEQLDTLQLLRVLVPEVEALKSVPASRPHRLPLWEHSLQTLWSVELLLTNLERLFPDEAVWLRERLDREIEAGVTETAILKLLACLHDVGKPETRSVQPDGRVRFLGHEQAGLPILARLCDRLRLGRPATNLVAGIEQHHLRPIHLASATTVTARAQYRFFREGGDAAPLALLHSWADLRATIDEEADAFSRHQRFLREAFRFYRTEFLASQTEPFIRGDDLITLFGITPGPFLGFVLDHLQEAQATGVIASRQEAQVYIREHLLSWQQFFETASASRRSSIESTSIESN; this is encoded by the coding sequence ATGGGCGACCTACCCGTGGCCGCCCTGATCGATCATCGGTGTGTATTCGGAATGAGGGCAGGCCCAGAAGGCCTGCCCGACACATCAAAGCTATCATATAGGTCAGGAATCGGGGATGGCAAGGGAATTTTTCAGGTGAGCGGGACACGGAACATCGAGCTGGATACGCTTCGGCGTAACCCGCGCCTTCGCGCGATGGAAGTGGTTGCGGAGTCCGGTAAGACCGGTCCGCTATACGTGGTTGGCGGGTATCTGCGCGATCTTCTGCTTGGTCGCATCAGGGCGAGGCGCGCCGACCTTGACGTAGTGATCTGGGGGGAACCGGAGCGATTCGGCCGCGATCTGGTTACGGCCGTCAAAGGTAGTCTCGTTCGCCTCGATCCTGAGACGGTTCGGGTCATTACCCAATCCGCCGAAGGGATAGTGCAGATCGACATCAGCCGGCCGAAGGGCGAGACCATCGAAGACGATCTGGCCGCCCGCGACTTTACAGTCAATGCCCTGGCGGTCAGGCTCGATACGCTCGACGCCCTCTCTTTGATCGACCCGACGGGTGGACTGGACGATCTCAGGAAAAAGTGCCTACGTGTTATTACCCCATCAGCTTTCGATTGTGATCCGCTTCGCCTGATCAGGGCAGTCCGTCTGGCAGCCGAGCTCGGCTTCGCTATCGATGAGGCCACCGGACGGTGGATCATCGAGCGCGCACCACTTCTCGGGACAGTGGCCGGGGAACGTCTGTGTGACGAGCTGTTCAGGATTCTTGATACGGTTCCCGCTGCGCCTTGGATCGAGCAGCTCGATACCCTGCAACTTCTGAGGGTACTGGTCCCGGAGGTCGAGGCGCTCAAGTCGGTCCCGGCGAGCAGGCCGCATCGCCTGCCGCTCTGGGAACACTCGCTTCAGACCCTGTGGTCTGTCGAACTACTGCTCACGAACCTTGAGCGCCTCTTTCCGGATGAGGCGGTCTGGTTGCGCGAGCGGCTTGACCGGGAGATCGAAGCGGGCGTGACGGAGACCGCCATCCTCAAGCTGCTGGCGTGCCTGCATGATGTCGGCAAGCCGGAGACCCGGAGCGTACAACCGGATGGTCGAGTCCGGTTCCTCGGACACGAGCAGGCCGGTCTGCCCATCCTCGCTCGCCTGTGCGACCGCCTTCGGCTCGGTCGTCCGGCGACGAACCTCGTAGCCGGCATCGAGCAACATCATTTACGGCCGATCCATCTCGCCAGCGCAACAACCGTCACCGCCAGGGCACAGTATCGCTTCTTCAGGGAAGGGGGTGATGCGGCTCCCCTGGCGCTGCTGCACTCGTGGGCTGACCTGCGGGCCACGATCGACGAGGAGGCCGACGCGTTCTCACGGCACCAGCGATTTCTGCGCGAAGCGTTTCGTTTCTACCGAACCGAGTTTCTCGCGAGTCAGACCGAGCCCTTTATACGTGGAGACGATCTGATCACACTGTTCGGTATCACGCCAGGCCCTTTCCTGGGATTCGTGCTTGATCACCTGCAGGAGGCTCAGGCAACGGGGGTAATCGCCAGTCGCCAGGAGGCTCAGGTCTATATCCGGGAACATCTTCTATCGTGGCAACAGTTCTTTGAGACGGCGTCTGCCTCGCGCCGGTCGTCCATCGAAAGCACGTCCATCGAAAGCAATTGA